One Pseudomonadota bacterium genomic region harbors:
- the cas3 gene encoding CRISPR-associated helicase Cas3', whose amino-acid sequence MKYYAHSLEGQPPEKWQLLEEHLRNVAEMAARFAKPFGGDEWAGLAGLWHDLGKYSNEFQSMLYTENGLECHLETKPGRVVHSQAGGHLASLNEWKGADRVLSWIIMGHHAGLTDFESEKIGPKALEPKMRTPDQSEYILKNVPFSIANQEMPRQPIPSGADPAFFLRMLFSCVVDADFLDTENFMDKSRAGTRNRQYPSLQTLLPTFDDYIDTMCRKAQSTTVNEIRAQVLEQCRKKAEKPPDVFSLTVPTGGGKTLSSLAFALRHAVKHKKNRIIYVIPYTSIIEQTADVFRKIPGFQNAVIEHHSNVVTTEEDKETVRNRLAAENWDAPVIVTTSVQFFESLYACRTSRCRKLHNIVNSVVIFDEAQCLPPKYLRPVVFAIRELFRHYRVTPVLCTATQPVLTRTEAFDFKFREGFENVTEIVENPDGLATKLKRVETVLHGGRLTPVDLPELAVSIMEERKAVLCIVNRKDDARKLARLLPVEQTIHLSTNMCAEHRTRVLAEVKKWLADKKGPVFVISTSLVEAGVDIDFPVVYRALSGLDSIAQAAGRCNREGKLTDLGKTVVFVPAEQPAYVRQSAGIARELLEAKNLDGLLTPANYEKYFRQHFWQLGQDALDAKNILKISTGRSMNYYFRTAAQQFRFIEDDWQATVVVPYGEAVNLLGRLTSETWRQHEILGRLGRFSIGISRYFFEALAAKDYIRETGYPGVYMLDYTLYDDCYGFVPPDESTGVDPEKFFA is encoded by the coding sequence ATGAAATATTACGCCCATAGTTTGGAAGGTCAGCCGCCGGAAAAATGGCAGTTGTTGGAAGAGCATTTGAGGAATGTGGCTGAAATGGCGGCGAGGTTTGCCAAACCATTCGGCGGGGATGAATGGGCAGGTCTTGCAGGACTCTGGCATGATCTTGGGAAATATTCCAACGAATTTCAGTCAATGCTTTATACCGAAAATGGGCTTGAGTGTCATTTGGAGACCAAGCCTGGCAGGGTAGTACATTCCCAGGCTGGCGGTCACCTGGCATCATTAAATGAATGGAAGGGGGCTGATCGCGTACTATCGTGGATTATCATGGGACATCATGCTGGATTGACCGACTTCGAATCGGAAAAAATCGGACCAAAAGCGCTTGAGCCGAAAATGCGTACACCTGATCAATCCGAATATATCTTAAAAAATGTTCCTTTCTCGATAGCCAACCAAGAGATGCCCCGGCAACCGATACCTTCCGGCGCTGATCCTGCCTTCTTTCTCCGTATGCTATTTTCCTGTGTGGTCGATGCTGACTTCCTGGATACGGAAAATTTCATGGACAAAAGTAGGGCTGGCACCCGAAATCGCCAATACCCTTCACTGCAGACATTGTTGCCCACTTTTGATGACTATATCGATACCATGTGCCGCAAGGCGCAATCGACAACGGTAAATGAAATTCGGGCGCAAGTCTTGGAGCAATGCAGAAAAAAAGCAGAAAAGCCACCCGATGTATTTTCATTGACTGTACCCACCGGCGGGGGCAAGACTTTGTCTTCACTTGCGTTTGCCTTGCGTCACGCAGTAAAGCACAAAAAAAATCGTATTATCTATGTGATTCCCTATACAAGCATTATCGAACAGACTGCTGATGTTTTCCGTAAAATTCCCGGTTTTCAAAATGCGGTAATCGAGCATCACAGCAATGTGGTGACAACAGAGGAAGACAAGGAAACAGTTCGCAACCGGTTGGCCGCCGAAAACTGGGATGCTCCGGTGATCGTTACAACTTCGGTGCAGTTTTTCGAGTCGCTCTATGCCTGCAGAACAAGCCGGTGCCGTAAATTGCATAACATCGTCAACAGTGTTGTCATTTTCGACGAAGCTCAGTGCCTGCCGCCAAAGTATCTCCGGCCAGTGGTCTTTGCCATTCGGGAATTGTTCCGTCATTACCGAGTCACTCCTGTTTTGTGTACTGCCACCCAGCCTGTTCTGACCAGAACCGAGGCATTTGACTTTAAATTCAGGGAAGGATTTGAAAATGTGACGGAGATTGTTGAGAATCCTGATGGATTGGCCACAAAGTTAAAGCGCGTGGAGACGGTGTTGCATGGAGGTCGTCTGACTCCTGTCGATTTGCCTGAACTTGCAGTGTCAATCATGGAAGAAAGAAAGGCGGTTCTCTGCATCGTCAATCGGAAGGATGATGCTCGCAAACTTGCTCGACTGCTTCCGGTGGAACAAACCATTCACCTTTCAACCAATATGTGCGCCGAGCACCGCACTCGAGTCCTTGCAGAAGTCAAGAAGTGGCTGGCTGATAAAAAGGGGCCTGTTTTCGTGATCAGCACTTCCCTGGTCGAGGCAGGGGTGGATATTGATTTCCCGGTTGTGTATCGCGCTTTGTCTGGCCTTGATTCCATAGCACAGGCGGCGGGCCGATGCAACCGTGAGGGAAAATTGACCGATCTTGGGAAAACAGTAGTTTTTGTCCCCGCAGAACAACCAGCTTATGTGCGGCAATCAGCCGGGATTGCCAGGGAGTTACTTGAAGCCAAAAATCTGGACGGTCTGCTGACGCCCGCCAATTACGAAAAATATTTCCGCCAGCATTTTTGGCAGCTTGGCCAGGATGCTCTGGATGCCAAAAACATCCTGAAAATATCAACAGGGCGTAGCATGAATTATTATTTCCGCACCGCTGCTCAGCAATTCCGGTTCATTGAAGATGACTGGCAGGCGACAGTGGTCGTGCCTTACGGTGAAGCAGTCAATCTCCTTGGACGACTCACCTCCGAAACGTGGCGGCAGCATGAAATTTTAGGCAGACTGGGGCGTTTTTCCATCGGTATATCCAGGTATTTTTTTGAGGCGCTGGCAGCAAAGGACTATATCAGAGAAACCGGCTATCCCGGTGTTTATATGCTTGATTACACGCTTTATGACGACTGTTATGGCTTTGTTCCGCCGGACGAGTCCACAGGAGTTGATCCAGAGAAATTTTTTGCATGA
- the cas7c gene encoding type I-C CRISPR-associated protein Cas7/Csd2 yields the protein MSDAIKNRYEFVLLFDVKDGNPNGDPDAGNLPRIDPETGNGLVTDVCLKRKVRNYIGLVKGEQPPFEIYVKEKAVLNRQHERAYQAFELKPESKKLPKNEEDARKITGWMCKNFFDVRTFGAVMSTEVNAGQVRGPIQFAFARSIDRIFTAEHSITRMAVTKEQDLEKERTMGRKFTVPYGLYRAHGFISAPLAKQTVFSEEDLKLFWESLQYMFDHDRSAARGEMNAQKLIVFKHDGELGNTPAQKLFDLITVEKNCGDMPPRSFGDYTVTIGSAPAGVQLIEML from the coding sequence ATGAGTGACGCAATCAAGAACCGCTATGAATTCGTGCTGTTGTTTGACGTAAAAGACGGCAATCCCAACGGCGACCCTGATGCCGGCAACCTGCCCCGTATCGATCCGGAAACCGGCAACGGCCTGGTTACTGATGTCTGCTTGAAACGTAAGGTTAGAAATTATATCGGCCTGGTTAAGGGAGAACAACCGCCTTTCGAGATTTACGTTAAGGAAAAGGCTGTGCTTAATAGACAGCATGAAAGGGCATACCAAGCATTCGAGTTGAAACCGGAAAGTAAAAAATTACCCAAGAACGAAGAGGACGCCCGTAAGATCACCGGCTGGATGTGTAAGAATTTTTTTGATGTGCGGACTTTTGGGGCGGTCATGTCAACCGAAGTAAATGCCGGTCAGGTAAGAGGGCCTATACAGTTTGCTTTCGCTCGAAGCATTGATCGGATTTTTACCGCTGAGCACAGCATAACCCGCATGGCGGTTACCAAAGAGCAAGACCTGGAAAAAGAAAGGACAATGGGTCGAAAGTTCACAGTCCCCTATGGCCTCTATCGCGCCCACGGTTTTATTTCAGCACCTCTTGCCAAACAGACCGTATTTTCCGAAGAAGATTTGAAATTATTCTGGGAATCATTGCAGTACATGTTTGATCATGATCGGTCTGCGGCCCGTGGCGAGATGAATGCCCAAAAACTGATCGTCTTCAAGCATGACGGAGAACTCGGCAACACCCCGGCGCAGAAACTGTTTGATTTGATAACTGTGGAAAAGAATTGCGGTGATATGCCGCCACGTTCTTTTGGCGACTATACTGTTACAATCGGTTCTGCGCCTGCCGGAGTCCAGTTGATTGAAATGCTCTAA
- the cas8c gene encoding type I-C CRISPR-associated protein Cas8c/Csd1: MILKALADYYERMLDDPDYDVPPYGFEDKAIPFLIVLSKNGRFVNIRDTRTGEGKKKSARVFRVPLGAKKTSGIKTNLLWDNPQYVLGVPKSNSSKDAEKSHKSLTAFRGKIQETFNDVEDEGIEVINSFYESFSKQPIFEHPLFHDLKEENANLTFILEGENELIAQHSKVVARIADCFEEVNGKLQACALSGDIDEISILHTSIKGVWGAQTSGANIVSFNDSAYCSFGCTKKDQGLNAPIGKHNEFAYTTALNTLLAKGSRQRMQVGDASTVFWAKENHPFEEDFSCFLGEPPKGEEPDYGKIRSLLAAVRTGVLPAEDAMPFYVLGLGPNASRIVIRFWYEGNIRDIKEKIARHFEDIEIVRAPHDREFLSLFQLLVTTATEGKADNISPNLGGEVARSILTGIGYPRTLLAGAVRRCKAEQKVTHARAALIKGFLTRDSRLRGIKTREVQMSLDKTNENKGYVLGRLFAVLERIQEQAQAGLNKTIRDTYFSAATSNPLVTFKRLQDLAIHHLAKIRNAGKSTVWLDKLMQEIMGKVPASGVPVALALEDQGRFAIGYYHQRQDFFNKKEDETKGE; this comes from the coding sequence ATGATCCTGAAGGCTTTGGCTGATTACTACGAGAGGATGCTGGATGACCCAGATTACGATGTACCGCCCTATGGGTTTGAAGATAAAGCAATTCCTTTCCTGATAGTATTGAGTAAAAATGGACGTTTCGTAAATATTAGGGATACCAGAACAGGAGAAGGTAAGAAGAAAAGTGCCCGTGTATTTCGCGTTCCACTTGGTGCTAAAAAAACATCTGGCATTAAAACAAATTTGTTGTGGGATAATCCTCAGTATGTATTGGGAGTGCCTAAATCGAATAGCTCGAAAGATGCAGAAAAATCCCACAAATCTTTAACTGCATTTAGGGGGAAGATTCAAGAGACATTCAATGATGTTGAAGATGAAGGAATAGAAGTCATTAATAGCTTCTATGAGTCATTTTCAAAGCAGCCCATTTTTGAGCATCCACTTTTTCATGATTTAAAAGAGGAAAATGCAAATCTTACTTTTATCTTAGAAGGTGAAAACGAACTTATTGCACAGCACTCAAAAGTTGTTGCAAGAATCGCCGACTGTTTCGAAGAAGTTAATGGTAAATTACAAGCTTGTGCGCTGAGTGGAGATATTGATGAAATCTCCATATTGCATACGTCAATTAAAGGTGTATGGGGAGCGCAAACTTCAGGAGCAAATATCGTCAGTTTTAATGATAGTGCCTATTGCTCCTTTGGGTGCACAAAAAAAGATCAAGGATTAAACGCTCCTATTGGAAAACATAATGAATTTGCCTACACCACTGCTCTGAATACCCTTCTGGCCAAAGGATCGCGACAACGCATGCAGGTAGGCGATGCCAGCACGGTTTTCTGGGCCAAGGAAAATCATCCTTTTGAGGAGGATTTTTCCTGTTTCCTCGGAGAGCCACCTAAAGGCGAAGAGCCGGATTACGGTAAAATCCGTTCCCTTCTTGCCGCAGTGCGGACTGGGGTACTTCCTGCTGAAGATGCAATGCCTTTTTATGTCCTTGGCCTTGGCCCCAATGCCTCCCGGATCGTCATTCGTTTCTGGTACGAGGGCAACATCCGCGACATTAAAGAAAAGATCGCCCGCCATTTTGAAGACATCGAAATTGTGCGCGCTCCGCATGACCGGGAATTTCTTTCACTGTTTCAACTGTTGGTAACAACGGCAACGGAAGGAAAAGCCGATAATATTTCGCCAAATCTCGGTGGCGAGGTGGCGCGGTCAATTTTAACCGGGATAGGATATCCGCGTACCCTGCTCGCTGGCGCGGTGCGCCGCTGCAAGGCCGAACAGAAAGTGACCCACGCCCGCGCTGCTCTCATCAAAGGTTTTCTGACTCGCGATTCAAGGCTTAGAGGAATAAAAACAAGGGAGGTTCAAATGTCATTGGATAAGACAAACGAGAACAAAGGATATGTGCTCGGTCGGTTGTTTGCCGTGCTGGAGCGCATCCAGGAACAGGCGCAGGCGGGCCTGAACAAAACAATCCGCGACACCTATTTCAGCGCGGCTACCAGCAATCCGTTGGTGACTTTCAAGCGTCTGCAGGATCTGGCCATCCATCATCTGGCCAAAATTCGCAATGCCGGCAAGAGCACGGTGTGGCTGGACAAACTCATGCAGGAAATCATGGGCAAGGTTCCCGCCAGTGGTGTTCCAGTAGCGTTGGCCCTCGAAGACCAGGGCCGGTTTGCCATTGGCTATTATCATCAACGACAGGATTTCTTCAATAAAAAAGAAGACGAGACAAAAGGAGAATAA
- the cas5c gene encoding type I-C CRISPR-associated protein Cas5c yields the protein MKKSNPFRLKVSGENACFTRPEMKVERVSYDVMTPSAARGILEAILWKPAMAWRILQIDVLKPVRWESVRRNEVGAVIPARNVTEAMSQGTGTLGMYIEKERQQRAGLFLRDIAYVIHAEFEMTDQAGAEDNVTKFEQMFIRRASTGQCFHRPYFGCREFPVDFEFLPRDAELPTPLDESRDLGWMLFDMDYSGKEAMPQFFHARMENGCVDLRNVEVRS from the coding sequence ATGAAGAAAAGCAACCCATTCCGGTTGAAGGTGAGCGGGGAAAACGCCTGTTTCACCAGGCCGGAGATGAAAGTAGAGCGGGTCAGCTACGACGTGATGACGCCGTCGGCCGCTCGAGGCATTCTTGAGGCTATTCTCTGGAAGCCTGCTATGGCCTGGAGAATCCTGCAAATCGATGTGCTCAAGCCGGTCAGGTGGGAGTCGGTGCGACGCAACGAGGTGGGCGCGGTCATCCCGGCCCGGAACGTGACTGAGGCAATGAGCCAGGGCACGGGGACTCTCGGAATGTATATCGAGAAGGAGCGGCAGCAGAGAGCCGGGCTTTTTCTGCGGGATATCGCCTATGTCATCCATGCAGAATTCGAGATGACCGATCAGGCCGGAGCAGAGGACAACGTCACCAAATTCGAGCAGATGTTCATTCGCCGCGCTTCAACTGGTCAATGTTTTCACCGGCCCTATTTCGGTTGCCGGGAGTTTCCCGTTGATTTCGAGTTTCTGCCCAGGGACGCTGAGCTACCGACACCTCTTGATGAAAGCCGCGACTTGGGATGGATGCTTTTTGACATGGATTATTCCGGCAAGGAAGCGATGCCGCAGTTTTTTCATGCCCGGATGGAGAACGGATGCGTTGATCTCCGAAACGTGGAGGTGCGGTCATGA